In Micromonospora sp. LH3U1, one genomic interval encodes:
- a CDS encoding AraC family transcriptional regulator: protein MDAVTVRTDDVEQARAEVGRVFCPHRLTPQTGVRSVQLRMAARRVGGVGVVDLDYGQAVRIQPPALETFYLVQIPRAGSTVVRHAGHTVTSTPGVASVLSPYDSSDMQWSEGSPHQIFYADRRTVDRELARLLGRPLDEPVRFDIGMVMTTSTARAWARGVAFLADELSQPTDASLFDHPQVAARFEQGLIGKLLLAHQHTHSDLLAEPGRHPNPGRLVRRACALISDHHSEALTVGDVAEALRVSVRTLQDCFRRELHTTPTAYLRACRLDAVHRALRAGDPGASVTSIALQHGFVHLGRFATDYRTRFGTSPSATLRQ from the coding sequence ATGGATGCTGTGACGGTCCGGACGGACGACGTCGAGCAGGCTCGCGCCGAGGTGGGCCGGGTCTTCTGTCCGCACCGGCTCACCCCCCAGACGGGCGTACGCAGCGTCCAACTGCGGATGGCGGCACGCCGGGTGGGCGGGGTGGGTGTCGTCGACCTCGACTACGGGCAGGCGGTGCGCATTCAACCGCCCGCACTGGAGACCTTCTACCTCGTTCAGATCCCCCGCGCCGGCAGCACGGTGGTCCGGCACGCCGGTCACACCGTGACCTCGACGCCCGGGGTCGCCTCCGTCCTGTCCCCGTACGACTCTTCGGACATGCAGTGGTCCGAGGGGTCACCGCACCAGATCTTCTACGCCGACCGGCGCACCGTCGACCGGGAACTCGCCCGCCTCCTGGGCCGCCCGTTGGACGAGCCGGTCCGCTTCGACATCGGCATGGTCATGACCACGTCGACCGCGCGGGCGTGGGCACGCGGGGTGGCGTTCCTCGCCGACGAGTTGTCACAGCCGACCGACGCGTCCCTGTTCGACCACCCGCAGGTCGCCGCCCGTTTCGAACAGGGGCTCATCGGCAAGCTGTTGCTGGCCCACCAGCACACCCATTCCGACCTGCTCGCCGAGCCGGGCCGCCACCCCAACCCCGGGCGCCTCGTCCGCCGGGCCTGCGCCCTGATCTCCGACCACCACAGCGAGGCACTGACCGTCGGTGATGTCGCGGAGGCGTTGCGGGTGAGCGTACGAACGCTGCAGGACTGCTTCCGCCGCGAGTTGCACACCACGCCGACGGCGTACCTGCGTGCCTGCCGGCTCGACGCGGTGCACCGCGCGCTGCGCGCGGGCGATCCCGGGGCGTCCGTCACGAGCATCGCCCTGCAACACGGCTTCGTGCACCTCGGCCGGTTCGCGACCGACTATCGGACGCGATTCGGCACCTCACCATCCGCGACGCTGCGCCAGTGA
- a CDS encoding rhamnulokinase, with translation MTALRLAAVDVGASSGRVMLARVGPGTLELTEAHRFRNEPVRVAGTLHWDVLALYQGVLEGLRAAGPVAGIGIDTWAVDYGLLDATGALLGNPVHYRDGRTEGVGDRVAKQLGPERLYATTGLQHLPFNTLYQLAAAAGTPQLEAAHRLLLIPDLIAYWLTGEVGAEVTNASTTQLYDLCRRAWATDLMADAGIRGELFAPLREPGTRIGPVLPTLDLPGSPDVVAVGSHDTASAVVGVPAEGEHFAYISCGTWSLVGVELHAPVLSESSRRANFTNESGVDGTIRYLRNVMGLWPLQESLRTWGTTDLPALLRQAAEKPAFRSVVDPDDPTFLPPGDMPARIAEACRRTGEPVPDSPPATVRCILDSLALAHRRAVQQAQQLSGRHVDAVHVVGGGARNDLLCQLTADACGLPVLAGPVEATALGNALVQARALGVIGGGLAELRSVLRATQQIVRYEPHADVTAWRAAARRLGWED, from the coding sequence ATGACCGCGCTGCGACTGGCCGCTGTGGACGTGGGCGCGTCCAGCGGCCGGGTCATGCTCGCGCGCGTCGGGCCGGGGACGCTGGAGCTCACCGAGGCCCACCGGTTCCGCAACGAGCCCGTGCGGGTGGCGGGCACCCTGCACTGGGACGTCCTGGCGCTCTACCAGGGCGTCCTGGAAGGGCTGCGCGCCGCTGGCCCGGTCGCCGGGATCGGCATCGACACCTGGGCGGTGGACTACGGGCTACTCGACGCCACCGGGGCTCTGCTCGGCAACCCCGTGCACTACCGCGACGGGCGCACCGAGGGCGTCGGCGACCGGGTGGCGAAGCAACTCGGACCGGAGCGGCTCTACGCCACGACGGGGCTGCAACACCTGCCGTTCAACACCCTCTACCAGCTCGCCGCCGCCGCCGGTACGCCCCAACTGGAGGCCGCGCACCGGTTGCTGCTGATCCCGGACCTCATCGCGTACTGGCTCACCGGTGAGGTCGGCGCCGAGGTCACCAACGCCTCCACCACCCAGCTCTACGACCTGTGTCGCCGCGCCTGGGCGACCGACCTGATGGCCGACGCCGGGATTCGCGGCGAACTGTTCGCGCCGCTGCGCGAGCCGGGCACCCGGATCGGCCCGGTCCTGCCCACGCTCGACCTACCCGGATCGCCCGACGTGGTGGCGGTGGGATCGCACGACACGGCCTCGGCGGTGGTCGGGGTGCCGGCGGAGGGTGAGCACTTCGCCTACATCTCCTGCGGCACCTGGTCACTGGTCGGCGTCGAGCTGCACGCCCCCGTGCTCAGCGAGTCGAGTCGGCGGGCCAACTTCACCAATGAATCCGGTGTCGACGGCACGATCCGCTACCTGCGTAACGTGATGGGCCTCTGGCCACTGCAGGAGTCGCTGCGTACCTGGGGCACCACGGACCTGCCCGCTCTGCTCCGGCAGGCGGCCGAGAAACCGGCCTTTCGCTCCGTCGTGGATCCGGACGACCCGACCTTCCTGCCACCCGGCGACATGCCCGCCCGCATCGCCGAGGCTTGCCGGCGTACGGGGGAGCCCGTGCCGGACAGCCCGCCGGCCACGGTCCGGTGCATCCTGGACAGTCTCGCGCTGGCGCACCGGCGCGCTGTCCAGCAGGCGCAGCAGCTCTCCGGGCGGCACGTCGACGCCGTGCACGTCGTCGGCGGTGGCGCCCGCAACGACCTGCTCTGTCAACTCACCGCCGACGCTTGCGGCCTGCCGGTGCTCGCCGGGCCGGTCGAGGCGACCGCCCTGGGCAACGCCCTGGTGCAGGCCCGGGCCCTCGGCGTGATCGGTGGTGGCCTGGCGGAGCTGCGGTCCGTGCTGCGCGCGACGCAACAGATCGTGCGGTACGAGCCACACGCCGACGTGACGGCATGGCGGGCGGCTGCCCGACGCCTGGGATGGGAGGACTGA